Proteins from one Malaya genurostris strain Urasoe2022 chromosome 2, Malgen_1.1, whole genome shotgun sequence genomic window:
- the LOC131431731 gene encoding 1-acyl-sn-glycerol-3-phosphate acyltransferase alpha-like isoform X2, with amino-acid sequence MTTTNSELLGLAFMAFFIITFSSTARYYVKFLCFIVLSMVCAVGPIPFMLLRPRDYRNALLPAYLCTKFGAMLGVSFEVRGKENIHRQHGGVVLMNHQSALDLIVLAYLWPIIGRATVVAKREVLYMIPFGTASWLWGTLFIDRNNRKSAKNIINKESKAINEKQAKILFFPEGTRGGGDNLLPFKKGSFHVAIESQGFIQPVVISKYHFLNSKAKIFNRGKNIIKILPEISCAGMTKDDMQPLMDRVYQLMQTEYEALSDESLAINNLSKSL; translated from the exons ATGACCACGACCAACAGCGAGCTGCTGGGGCTTgccttcatggcatttttcataatCACGTTTTCATCCACCGCCCGCTACTATGTGAAGTTCCTGTGTTTCATCGTCCTGTCGATGGTGTGTGCCGTCGGACCGATTCCCTTCATGTTGCTGCGGCCTCGAGACTATCGGAATGCCTT ACTCCCCGCTTATCTCTGTACAAAGTTTGGGGCAATGCTCGGAGTGTCGTTCGAAGTCCGTGGAAAGGAAAACATTCACCGACAGCATGGTGGAGTGGTGCTAATGAATCACCAAAGTGCGTTGGATCTCATCG TGCTGGCCTACTTGTGGCCCATAATCGGCCGGGCGACGGTCGTGGCGAAACGGGAAGTGCTGTACATGATCCCATTCGGAACGGCAAGCTGGCTGTGGGGTACGCTTTTCATCGATCGCAATAACCGAAAGTCAGCgaaaaatataatcaataaagaGTCGAAAGCTATCAACGAGAAGCAG gcAAAAATCCTGTTTTTCCCCGAAGGAACTCGAGGCGGTGGAGACAACTTGTTGCCGTTCAAAAAAGGATCGTTTCACGTTGCCATCGAATCGCAAGGCTTCATTCAACCGGTGGTGATTTCCAAGTATCATTTTCTCAATTCGAAGgcgaaaattttcaatcgaG GAAAGAACATCATAAAAATTCTACCGGAAATATCCTGTGCTGGTATGACCAAGGACGACATGCAGCCTCTAATGGATCGGGTCTATCAGCTGATGCAGACCGAGTACGAAGCTCTCAGTGATGAATCGCTGGCGATTAATAATCTTAGCAAAAGCCTCTAA
- the LOC131431731 gene encoding 1-acyl-sn-glycerol-3-phosphate acyltransferase alpha-like isoform X1, with protein sequence MRSACMTTTNSELLGLAFMAFFIITFSSTARYYVKFLCFIVLSMVCAVGPIPFMLLRPRDYRNALLPAYLCTKFGAMLGVSFEVRGKENIHRQHGGVVLMNHQSALDLIVLAYLWPIIGRATVVAKREVLYMIPFGTASWLWGTLFIDRNNRKSAKNIINKESKAINEKQAKILFFPEGTRGGGDNLLPFKKGSFHVAIESQGFIQPVVISKYHFLNSKAKIFNRGKNIIKILPEISCAGMTKDDMQPLMDRVYQLMQTEYEALSDESLAINNLSKSL encoded by the exons ATGAGAAGTGCCTGT ATGACCACGACCAACAGCGAGCTGCTGGGGCTTgccttcatggcatttttcataatCACGTTTTCATCCACCGCCCGCTACTATGTGAAGTTCCTGTGTTTCATCGTCCTGTCGATGGTGTGTGCCGTCGGACCGATTCCCTTCATGTTGCTGCGGCCTCGAGACTATCGGAATGCCTT ACTCCCCGCTTATCTCTGTACAAAGTTTGGGGCAATGCTCGGAGTGTCGTTCGAAGTCCGTGGAAAGGAAAACATTCACCGACAGCATGGTGGAGTGGTGCTAATGAATCACCAAAGTGCGTTGGATCTCATCG TGCTGGCCTACTTGTGGCCCATAATCGGCCGGGCGACGGTCGTGGCGAAACGGGAAGTGCTGTACATGATCCCATTCGGAACGGCAAGCTGGCTGTGGGGTACGCTTTTCATCGATCGCAATAACCGAAAGTCAGCgaaaaatataatcaataaagaGTCGAAAGCTATCAACGAGAAGCAG gcAAAAATCCTGTTTTTCCCCGAAGGAACTCGAGGCGGTGGAGACAACTTGTTGCCGTTCAAAAAAGGATCGTTTCACGTTGCCATCGAATCGCAAGGCTTCATTCAACCGGTGGTGATTTCCAAGTATCATTTTCTCAATTCGAAGgcgaaaattttcaatcgaG GAAAGAACATCATAAAAATTCTACCGGAAATATCCTGTGCTGGTATGACCAAGGACGACATGCAGCCTCTAATGGATCGGGTCTATCAGCTGATGCAGACCGAGTACGAAGCTCTCAGTGATGAATCGCTGGCGATTAATAATCTTAGCAAAAGCCTCTAA